The Ascaphus truei isolate aAscTru1 chromosome 20, aAscTru1.hap1, whole genome shotgun sequence genome includes the window tatttattttataaattataccatatcatacaggaatcgaacccaggattttagtaccaattctctaccttGACGCTACAGTGCAGTCCATTGCGTTGCAATGTGCTCTAGaggttaagtatatttatagagtcTGTTTTGCCACACCACGCCTGTTGTGtagaggtagagaattggtactagTATATGAAAGCTCCTGGGTTCgatccctgcatgtgtattatataaaatgtgttaatgttcaattcccacatgggtgtatgtgtccgtttgcaataaagcattgaattgtatgttttttaaaaaaaaacctcctctGCGCGTGAAACTCTACGTAAGTGTGGCACGTGGACACAGCCATATgaagcagagaggagagagctgtagatgccggtaagtcctcgcgTGGCAACATTTTataacgcgatcccggttataacgcggtctcattctgtggacccctgTTTCCGGTGAGTAACCCAAATCGAGCAGAGTGGTATTAATATTCTCAGATAAGAACTTCTACACCTCATGGAGTACTCGGCTAACCATCTGGTCAGACAAAGTAAATCTGTAAGAGAAACCTGTGTCAGGCATACCTTAATGTATATTAACCAGATGGAATGTGGTAAAGCACACTGTGGTGTGCTGACCGGCATCGATTGGGGATACTGGGGTAAAGTAACAAATCAGCCAGCTGCGGGGGAACAGTTAGGTAGGACTTCCAGTTGTGGAGTACACCACCTGTGCGTGTACAGGACCAGAATATGATGTGGTGTTGGTCACTGAAACAACTGTACCATGCTGGCTGAGCACAGCAATCCCAAATGTgacaggctgctgcagggggTCGGTGGTCAATGTGAGAGGTGAACAATAATAACACAGGCACCGTGTGCTGCTCCCGATCTGGTGCCCTAGAGCAACCTGATCTTGTGTCCCTGTGCTGGTAAGGTTTCGAATGCTGCTATAGCAGGGTTACGAGTGAACCTCTGCATGAGCCAGCACTGCTGCAACTGAATCCAGGCTGATGCCTATCTGAGCAGTGACTGTACGGAAGTACCAGAGGGTATGTCCCTATAAGGTGCCCTTAAACCTTCATTACCAGTGGTGGATATGTTGAGAGCAGTGTCCCCGATGCGCCCTTATACCGTCAACTAGAGCAGAACAGGTGTTGTAAAGAGGAAAATAACGCGAGCAGGCAAGTTCAGACAGGTAGGAGAGCGTGTATGAGCTCCAGGTCAATTCTGTTTTGTTATTCGACTTAAATTGGCATGCTTTACATGTTCTACAACCGTAGAATCCTTTACTATGTTGTAGCCAATTTGCAGAGTTATTAATTTTCTTTCTTAGAGCACTTGGTGCCAATTTATCTTTGAGATTACTCGCCTTCCTGAAAATCCCACTAGGATTTTCGGGAATTTCTCCAACCTAAAATAGGGTCATTCCTCAGAATGCCCCAATGTTTAGTTATGATCTTCTTGATCTCCTTGGCTTCCCCACTGTAATTCGTCAGGAAGGCAAAAGTCAAATTGATTATTTCTGATTTTTTTGTCTGGGTTTTAGAAGATCCTCCCTATTCAATTCATCTACCCTCAACAAAGCCTCATCTATCGTGTCCTCTCTATATTTCTTTTCAACAAACCTATTTTTTAACTTCTTGGATTGATACAAAAATGTCTCTCTTTCACTACAGTTCTGCTTCATCCTTGTAAACTGCCCAAATGGAACACCATCCATCCACCTGGGCAGAGGACAACTTGTTCTTAGGATATGATTGTTCATATCCGTATCCTTGAAATACGTTTTCACATCATCGATAAAACGCCCAAGTTACGCCAATTTGTTTATGGCCTCTTGGGAGGAGGACAACATCTGGCCAGATGGTGAGCTTGGGGCGGGCCTGGTCCTTTGGCGTCGTtttatcgatgatgtgtttttaatatggAAGGGAGGACAGGAGGAACTGGGGGAATTTTTGTTATCAATAAATACTAATGAGATTAATTTAAGATTCACCAGTAATTTTAGTAACCAGCAAGTGAATTATCTAGGAATGGtgaagagaagcttgtggggagcgcagatatcaccacatacaaggagaaaaaatatatatatagtgtagagtGTATATACAAATAGGCACTTGAAAAGTAAATCAAGATTGGggactcacactctcccagtgaAGTTTAGGCAATGGATACAGCAATGTAGACCCAGTCAGTGGATGGTAACAGGAATCAGCGGTATATTCCCTCGGTATGAAAAGATAATACACTTATTGCAACAATGCGTGTACTAGTTAAGTGTTTATCAACACAACAATTATTGCAGGTTGAACCTGCAGCAGCCTGAGACATTatccagcatctcccctgctatcCTGTGAGTTTACCATCTCGATCGAGCGCGACTGGAAGTGACGCCATCTCGGGAGCAGGGCTGGAGATACATAAGAGCTGCGCATCGATTTTGTTATGTGTATTAGCACATTGTGCCTAATGTAAGACTGGGTCTACATTGCTGTATCCATTGCCTAAACTTCACTGGGAGAGCCCTGCAGTCACACCCCTTGACACAAGGACAGTTCGTATACTTTTGGCCCTCCCCCACGCCACCCGACCCCACTTCTGCACACTCCATTTTATTGACCTCCATGAGTCTGCCCTCTCCTGGTTTATATCTTCCCCATCTCACCGCACGTTCGGTGTCTCCCGGTGCTGgcaccccctccatctcactcccacCCACAGCCGGTGTACCCCAGGACTCTGCCCTAGGACCTCTACTCTTCTCCACTTGCACCTCTTTCCTTGGCAAACTAACACAGTCATTGGGTTTTCCTACCACCTCTATGCAGAGGACACCCACATCTACCTCTCCTCTGCTGACTGCTGCCCCTTCTCTGCTGTCTCATATCACTAActgtctctctgttatctccTCGCGGGTGTCTAATCGCTATCTTaagcttaacatgtcaaaaacggacctcatcatctcccctcccccttactcTACACCGACACTGGATTCCTCGCATGGTCCACCAGGACCCCGATACCCCAAGCTAGATGCCTGGGTGTCATACGTGCCCCTCCCCTCTCATTCCCCCGCACATTCAGCACCCCTCCAGATCATGTTGTTACCCCTCTGCGATATTGCTAAAATACGTCCCGTCCTCATAGGGCAATCCATCAAATTCATACTCACGCGCTGATTATATCCCAAATACTGCAACATGCTGCTAGCTGGTCTACGGGGTAACTGGTATGTGGAGATGACTTTCTTTCATATGTGATTATATAGAGTAatatgagttatagggagaggttaagtggggtaataggaggagttatagggagcggttatatggagtaataggagaatTTATAGGGAGTTGTTAAATGAAGCAGTAGAAGTTACATTatatggagcagttatatgggctaataggagaagttatagggaggggttatagggaggggttatatggggtaataggagaagttatagggaggggttatattgggaaataggaggagttatagggaacggttatatgggctaataggaggagatattggGAGCAtttatatagagcaataggaggagttatagggagtagttatatgTGGAAATAGGAGTAGATAttggaagcggttatatggggtaataggaggagtttaaGAAGCAGTAATATGGAACATAAGaagtagttatagggagcggttatatggttaataggaggagatatagggagcggttatatggagtaataggaggagatatagggagaggttatatggggtaataggaggagttatagggagcgggtatatggggtaataggaggagttatagggagcagttatatggggtaataggaggagttatggggagaggttatatggagcaaataTGAGTTAAATGGATCCAAATAGCCACAATGAATActtccattttattttacattaaatatcaattttatttcacaatttcaaATTAACCAAGTACGAACGTCCAACTAATTTGGGCCCTAAAAGATCTGCATCTCCAACTATCTCCACCAGATATATTTAGAGACGTCGCTGGTTtaacccttccccccaccccccaaagacCTTCCCGATTTAATGTCGACCAACTGAAGACCCTTCATGGGGAAGCTGAGAAGAGAGAAGACTCAGTTGCTACAGCAGGTGAACTTGACATCATTGAGGGCCGTGTCATCTCCGTCTCCTTGGTTTGACTCCACCCTGGTCTGGATGCCACAGATCCCTATTTCGCAGGACAGGCTCCAGGGTCCGTATGTCCCCCACGAGAGTCCAGATCCCTCTAGTATCGATTCGTCGGAGCACTTAAACATGATGTTGTTGGCGGCGGTTTCGTCACCGTCCCCCTGAGGTGGCTCTACTCTCAAGTTGAAAGCGACGAGGTTGCCGTTGGGACACCGCACAGGGGAGGTCCATGAGCCCCACCTGAGAGAGAAGAAGGAGGACGTGGTTAGTGGTGAAGAGGAAACTTCCTAGGTGCTTTTGCAAAGGAGACCTGACCTGTAGGACGGGCACAGGATTTTAGGGGAGATATAACCAATTATCTATATCGTGTTATTACTCCTGTCCTACGTCCTTCAGGGGAGTAAAGGGGAATCTCTAATAgggtgagagtaaaggggatctctaatagggtgagagtaaaggggatctctaatagggtgagagtaaaggggatcTCTAATAGGGTGAGAGCAAAGGGGATCTCTAATAGAGTGAGAGTAAAGGGGATCTCTTATAGGGTGAGATTAAAGGGGATCTCTAACAGGGTGAGAGCAAAGGGTATCTCTAATTgggtgagagtaaaggggatttttaATCTGTAAAgtggtattcccccccccccccccttaatctACTGGTGATACCCCTCTCTATATATTCGAATACCTTGCTATCCTTCCAGCTGCCTTAATTTCCCTCCCTATATACCTCAACATGTTGCTGCCCTCGGAACTCCCTTATACACCCCTCCTTATAAACCCCAAAATCCTGTCATCATAATATATGCTTGGcaaactctgcacatgtgaagaagagacctgtgaggtttgacgagctctgtacatgtgaagaagagacctgggaggttaggaaagctctgcacatgtgaagaagagacctgtgaggtttggaaagctctgtacatgtgaagaagacacctgtgaggtttggaaagctcggCACGTGtgatgaagagacctgtgaggttttgaaagctgtAGATAATGTTATGTGAGGCTCACCTTCCTTCAGTAGACTGGATTGTTTTTTCCCAATTGTTTTTGTTGTTAACACAGTACAGCTGGATCGCGTTCAGAGCCGTATCATCCCCTTTCCCCTGCTTCTCTTCCACCTGTATCAGGAAGatcagttacaatgtatccatCTAATATATAACTACTCATAACCCCTCAACcaattaaacatgtccctgtcattaggtcactttggcaCTTTGTGgggctgaccctttaacccattaaacacgtccctatcattaggtcactttggccCTTTGTGgggctgaccctttaacccattaaacacgtccctgtcattaggtcactttgccccaaatgggactgaccctttaagccattaaacatgtccctgtcattaggtcaattTGCCCTTACGTGGGACTGaaatttaacccattaaccatgtccctgtcattaggtcactttgtacctaagtgggactgaccctctaaccaattaaacacgtccctgtcattaggtcactttgcccctaagtTGGGCTGACCCTCTAACCCATTAAAcccatccctgtcattaggtcactttgcccgtaAGTTGGACTGACCCTCTaaaccattaaacacgtccctgtcattaggtcaatttgctcctacgtgggactgaccctttaacccattaaacccatccctgtcattaggttactttgcccctacgtgggactgaccctttaacccattaaacacgtccttgtcattaggtcactttgccccttcgtgggactgaccctttaacccattaaacacgtccctgtcattaggtcactttgctcctgggTGGGACCgagcctttaacccattaaacacgtccctgtcattaggtcactttgctcctaggtgggactgaccctttaacccattaaacacatcccggttattaggtcactttgctcctaggtgggactgaccctttaaacacAGAGATTCTAATAGGGGCCAGTGGCGTAACTAAAATTTGAAAGAGCCTCCCCTTCGCATCCCCACgctccccctctcatccccaccctccccctttcatccccaccctccccctcctatccccaccctccccctctcatccccaccctccccctttcctccccactctccccctctcaccccctgtcattaggtcactttgcccctatgtgggactaaccctttaacccattaaacacgtcactgacCTGACCATATAATTTACCTATGTTGCTTCTCAGATTAATCCTAATTGTGGGATATGAGAACGAGGGGGCTCTTTATGGGGTTACAGGTAACACTTCACATTAGGGAACAGACCTAAATGGGGTAAGAAGGCAGCAGTGGGGGCAGAACGGAGTTGTGGGGCAATTCTTAGACTGCTTTGATTTCGGactcagggacccccttcttcccgacttacaggccctggtatgtggCATCGGATGTCAATAATTGAGATATCTGCCCCCCATATCTGGGCCACAAACTCGGACCAACTGGAGGTGTTATAGTGAGGTTTGGGATTTAGGGGATAATGGGAAAGCAAAGGGGATtcctaatagggggagtaagggggattctaatagggggagtaaggggattctaatagggagagtaagggggattctaatagggagagtaagggggattctaataggagGAGtaaggggattctaatagggagagtaagggggattctaatagggggagtaagggggattctaatagggggagtaagggggattctaatagggggagtaagggggatatctaataggagagtgagggggattctaatagggagagtaagggggattctaatagggggagtaagggggattctaataggggagtaagggagattctaatatggggagtaagggggattctcatagggggaggaagggggattctaatagggggagtaagggggattctaataggggagtaagggagattctaatatggggagtaagggggattctaatagggggagaaagggggattctaataggggagtaagggggattctaataggggagtaaggggattctaatagggagagtaagggggattctaatatgGGACGTATAAAGGGGATATAACATAGTGGGAGACTAAAGAGGATTTCTCATAGGGTAGAATAAGTGGGGTGATTaatagagggaataaggggggtTATGATTGGGGAGAATACGtgagatttctaatagggggagagttaAAGGATTTCTATCAGGGGGATAGTACGGGGGATTATCTAAATAGGTAAAACAATGGCCATTACTGATAGGGAGAGTAAAAGGATTTATATTAGGGAATGTAAGGAGATTTCTCATAGGGAAAAGGGCGAGGGAGAGAAAAGTGAGGTTAAAAAGTGAATTTGCAATAAGGGAATTAAAGAGGAATGTAATATTTCCTATATATAGgggactatgcactaagcagtgataagcagcagaaataaagtaaagaaatcttgcactcacccctgccaggctgccacgatgaaagcCGTCCTCATCATTAtgtgtccatgtcctccgttgccacaaacacagtgcataaaaaaagacaatctaatgtcccctaaccccttaatcaccttagcggttagtaaccgcggtagtaattaaggggttagcctaccatctgccactacccacccacgaggcctaaccaccctcccaaggcaactacccttcacccattcattggtacagtgggtacatcatgctcatataatacgAGCATGAtttatttaccactatagcaagaaattgtGAAGGAATTAAAAAACAGGCCAAAATAAAACACCttacattgcaaaataaaacacatcacatggctaactaaatgcataacaactgccaataaaacaattgaatggcacagtgggtacatcatgcccatataatatgggcatcattaacactatgccagtcaatggtcaacctattgGGTGATTCGTCCCCATCACACAGGGGggtctatgcacaaagcagtgatactgtaaggggtttttaagtgagataaatgccttatgGTGCAAAAttgcgtgcagcgcgattcacaaagcagtgataacactgcagtatcacgCTTATAAGGCTTTTTATCACCAAAACACAGTCATTGATAAAAAATTTGCGCCATAAATTGTGCCATTacggcatttatctcacttaaaaacacttactgtatcactgctttgtgcacagCCCCCATAGTGTCTAATATGGACAATGAAAGGGGGTTATCTAATACGTGGGGAGGGAGTATCGGCTACTTCTAAATACAGAGAGTAAAAGTATAAATCACAGTTATAAAGGAGATTTTTGCGGTAATTAgctggcctctgaagtagtcCTGGCATTTGACTGCGCctgcaaaattagattgtaagttctgcggggcaatttatatattttgccatcaaaatcccatatacagaaGCACATACATTGCCATGCAAGAAAtcatattattattactgtatatatttatctcaCCTTGAGAGAGAATCCTCTGGTATGGCATCCGACGGGACACATTTCAACTGGCCCCCATTCACCCAATTCCCCTCCGTTGGAGACACTGATGACATTTTTAGAGTTCCCTTGTCCtactgagaagagagagaggaggaggagggatgagaCAACCTGGAACATCATGGTGGGGTCTTGAGGAACTCAACTGGAGATGTCAAGAGATGTCAACGGTGAGAAAAACTTCGGCAATGTAATAATCGGGAATCAGGTTTGCCGTTCAAATCAGCAAACTTTATTTCTTCAATCAGCTCAGCGATTCAGCAAGGATACAACATACAAAATACTTCTATTCAAGGGAGCAAGTATCTGAGAAGGCAGTGGCGTATCCTGCGACAGCTACGTTTTATACCCTTAAATCGAAGAGATATACATCACTGTCTCAGCTAACTCGCTTTGGCCAACTAAATGACGTACTTGTTTACATACTTGTTTTTCTGTTGTTACCATCACGTACCTTATCTCAGGAACATTAGGAACTTACAAAAACAAGTCTTATCACTAAAATGTGCATCACACAACTTGGTTTCATGTTGCCCCTgataccaataacattgtatcctATTAGTTTCACACTGACCACAAGATTCCTTAAAACATCTTAACCTATTGAGTgctgaatacatatatatatatatatatatatatcaacattttaagttatggtgggggaaAAAGGCATTTGGGTTCGGTGAAAAAATAACATCAGCCATCTTAGCTCTCTACTCGAACCCGGCCGCCAGGGTGGTACTCCAGGGCTCCCCTTCCGATCCCTTCAAGATTAAAAGTGGGACAAGGCAAGGCTGTCCCCTCTCGCCCCTCCTTTTTCCCCctgtgtatggagccgctggcggcCCAGATTCATGACCATAAGGATATTACAGACCTGGAGTTTGGGAACCAAATACATAAATTAGCCCTATATGCAGATGATGTCCTCCTGGTGTTGTCCAGACCCCTGACGTCGCTTCCCAATCTCTTTGAGTTGCTGGGTCAATTTAATAAAATCTCAGGGTTCAAGATTAAccaatctaaatcagaagccctaaacatAAATTTACCGAAACCATTAGAAAAACTCATCTCCAtgaatttcaacttcaattggcagaATAAAGCGATCAAGTACCTGGGAATATATATTCCCAAAGATTATAATTCGGTGTCTAGGGCAAACTACCCCAGGTTAATCAGGACCCTACGGGAGGATATAGGTCGCTGGTCAAAATTTAACATATCTTGGATTGGTAAAATAAAtagcgtgaagatgaatttactACCGCGACTCCTATATCTATTTCAAGCGCTCCCGGTGCCACTAAGATTGGACGATATCCTCAGCCTTCAATCTGCAATCTCCAAATTTATATTGGGCGGCAGAAAAGCAAGACTAAATAAATGAACCCTCCAGAGACAAACTGCAGAAggggggctagcggtaccttgcttgttatcatactacaaggcggcacaattatgccaaatctctCAATGGCACACAAACCCGGATTTGAGACGCAGGGTAGCATTAGAGAACGCTGCTTGCTCACCATTGGAGCTATGCAACTTAATTTGGAGCCCAAAAATAGCTAGGAAAACTATACCAtcaccgctatcctcaatgaccaatttgTTGTCGATCTAGGAGGCGACTAAATTCAAATGTAATCTTACTACCAAAAACACCTTGATGACACCTCTCTGGGATAATCCATCTTTTGCTCCTGGTTTAGTTAGGGAAAACTTTGCAATTTGGAAACGTAAGGGTATAGAACGACTTAGAGATCTGGAAGGTAATAACAAAATTTTGCCATTTGCACAAATCAACTCAGATTAAAATATCCCACAATCGGAGCTGTAtagataccttcagatcagagctTTCTGTAATAAATttaacccacacccccccattgaCATCATTTGAAAGGCTCTGTCTTAGTGAGACGTCAACAAAGGGACTCAAATCGCAAATGTATAGAGAGGTAGTCGGTTCTGCTGTCAAGGTAACAAGCAAATTAAGCTATATGTTGAATTGGGAAAAAGATCTAGGTGAGAGCCCAGATTTGGACGAACGGTCACAGATGGTGACGGCAGCCTCTAAAAGTTCGATATGcgtaacattaaaggagaacgcatataagaccCTGATTTGGTGGTATcataccccactaaaattatcgaaATTTATTCTAGGacactccccattgtgcccgcgACAATGTGGAGAGTCAGCagatttgttacacatgctgtggtctcgCCCTCACTTAGTTCCAATCTGGACCAAAATTaaggattggctacagaggatattgGGCCTCAAAATTCCCTTGGATCCCTGGCTCTTTCTATTGACCAGGACTAGCAAAAGTTGAACTCAAACTAATTTCCCATTTCGCAACGGCAGTGAGGAGCACGATCGCAGCACCCTGGAACCAGAATGCACTTCCTACAATCCCTAAAATTCGGAATAAAATCTGGTGTGTATGTCAGATGGAAAACCTGACGAGCCTTATTAATGATTCGGgcgaaaattttctaaaagtatggACACCCTGGttagcccagacagacatccctgggggtAGAGATAACCACAATAATGCTTTAATAATtgcagatgcgttctcctgtgATGATATCTTTGGTCGACCGGCTGTCAGTCACTATCAGGTAGATTAAGTTGGAGAGGCAAATAATCGTATACACAACCCCGATTCAGGAAGCTACATCACAGGCAACATAGGTTCAAATGGATCATCggccgtcctccccccccccccccccgaacccacaTCCCCTGTCTATCATTTCCCTTCTTTCCCACCGACCCAGTTAGGTTATAAACAAtgttcatactgcaccgacacactttattcgagcaaatacccagtatgtacctggcagatacctggaatgcgccgtactcacctctgacaagccccgttgcatttgccttcccagcctgggttcatgcctggctgacgggcggctgatctgttaaatgataatgattaggatttaataggctgcaatgcttcgcgtgtctaccagatggcataaattcatgaattgtaatgcagtatatatatatatatactgtgcagtattgcagccagcgggaataaaatgcttcaatccctgcctggaaaatacctcaatgcactcgggcagaaaacagtcacaaacctcaatacacccgggtatacccgaattcgtgggactagccgagctcgaataaagtgtgtcgccagtgtacactgtaCTCAGTTATCTTATGTATGGAATGTAAAAAACTCACGATCCTGTAATGGATATCTGTTGTACTTCTTCTGAGCTTTAAAaagcaataaaatacaaattattaaaaaaaacaaaaaaaaaaaacatcttaacCTATTGAGCGCtgaatacatatgtaaccctgctttccccccctcccccagactctacagtggtgtatagggtgcatgagggcagattacatgcagtGTGgttcatacctgtgaggaacaggagggcctgagcttctcgcgtagttattggggagccaggaccgggcttctggggtgatagcctccatgatttcttagtggtgcagcgcctccatcttctatactcccattAATATGGGACACGACCTGTACAGAAGAACCCTttcggtcccagggtaatagcctCCAACTCACACACTGTCTTtggtacaaaggatagtctctttattggcagatcagcaactcccaaaTGCAGTGGCCTTtagtagccgcaacaacaacagcagggccttgctaattactccgctctcctcccacaccgatatttcctcctctccttccctccaagtttctcctccgacaggatggtctgggctggggcttcAATGCCCCGCGGCCCACCACCGAGGTTATCCTGTGGGGATTGAATTCTCCCCATCAACCCAGGCAGggggtgcctgatcttaacaggacttaccacagtagaagggagataggtatagcctgttctgtttacagggggctatatATATCAACATTTAAATTTATGGTGggggaaaaaggcaacaagaaacctccactatatagcatatctactatatatttgtgaaatcactgtatgtctgcgtcccaagggtcaatcgcattggaccttggccctgtcactccggctcaggccatgcccgcccccgcacacctctcattggcctacgtccaacaccaatgccacactgtcccacccctcactgactctcattggcctgcgtccaatgcccgcccccgcacacctctcattggcctgcgtcccacccctcactgactctcattggcctgcgtccaatgcccgcccccgcacacctctcattggcctgcgtccaacaccaatgccctaatacttccacactgtcccacccctcacgctttgcttttgcaacacctaatcctctaatcctcaacctgctctggggccacgcttcacagctatcaaaaccttcacgtctgctaccacagactgccgaatcaggtacagcagtgtttcccaaactgtgcgccgcggcgccctggtgcgccgcggcttggctagaggggcgccgcgatcagggccgccagcagcgggaaacaagggctgctacaGTAGCtcatttcaaaaaaaaaaaaaacctctgaggggaagcagaggagcggtcacgtgaccgctcccatccaatggggctgcagcatTGCAACATTGCATtgcaacagagccaccagacagcagagagagagagtgtgtgtgtgtgtgtgtgtgtgtgtgtgtgtgtgtgtgtgtgtgtgtgtgtgtgtgtgtgtgtgtgtgaaaaacgggctgcagggtgtgtgtgtgtgtgtgtgtgtgtgtgtgtgtgtgtgt containing:
- the LOC142470879 gene encoding vitelline membrane outer layer protein 1-like, whose protein sequence is MMFQVVSSLLLLSLFSVGQGNSKNVISVSNGGELGEWGPVEMCPVGCHTRGFSLKVEEKQGKGDDTALNAIQLYCVNNKNNWEKTIQSTEGRWGSWTSPVRCPNGNLVAFNLRVEPPQGDGDETAANNIMFKCSDESILEGSGLSWGTYGPWSLSCEIGICGIQTRVESNQGDGDDTALNDVKFTCCSN